Proteins from one Arcobacter sp. F155 genomic window:
- a CDS encoding dienelactone hydrolase family protein: MIEIKKTIKKYENFYDTFKYAYVGLPKGFMGIKKPYFGQLYKFKKEFKNYNEYKEKFPLVLFIHGSKGLNKGTIYRKWIVEQGFIFISPNSLKIKNRPTYSTPDKLSSYEKVHKLRQAEIVYNLKNILEFNFVDKNNMFLMGNSEGGLAAAFYKGNEFKGRIVTAYSCENSYYSKDFKIGAKKKDPFLNIIGTHDEFFSEKSEPNKDHEVQGHCTKALKKYKNAKVVILAQTKHDITENIYVKDDITNFLRLWSKA; encoded by the coding sequence TTGATTGAAATTAAAAAGACAATAAAAAAATATGAAAACTTCTATGACACATTTAAATATGCTTATGTTGGTTTACCAAAAGGTTTTATGGGAATAAAAAAACCTTATTTTGGACAACTATATAAATTCAAAAAAGAGTTTAAAAACTATAATGAGTATAAAGAAAAATTTCCTCTTGTTTTATTTATACATGGTTCAAAGGGTTTAAATAAAGGAACTATTTATAGAAAATGGATTGTAGAACAAGGCTTTATTTTTATCTCTCCAAACTCACTAAAAATCAAAAATAGACCTACATATTCAACCCCTGACAAACTAAGTTCCTATGAAAAAGTTCATAAACTAAGACAAGCAGAAATTGTCTATAATCTAAAAAATATTTTAGAGTTTAACTTTGTAGATAAAAACAATATGTTTCTAATGGGCAATTCTGAAGGTGGCTTAGCAGCAGCATTTTATAAAGGAAATGAATTTAAAGGAAGAATAGTTACAGCTTATTCTTGTGAAAATAGTTACTACTCAAAAGATTTTAAAATTGGAGCAAAAAAGAAAGACCCATTTTTAAATATCATTGGAACCCATGATGAATTTTTTAGTGAAAAATCAGAACCTAATAAAGACCATGAAGTTCAAGGTCATTGTACTAAAGCACTAAAAAAATATAAAAATGCAAAGGTAGTAATCTTAGCTCAAACAAAACATGATATAACAGAGAATATCTATGTTAAAGATGACATAACAAACTTTTTGAGATTATGGAGTAAGGCTTAG